The following are encoded together in the Blautia obeum ATCC 29174 genome:
- a CDS encoding FtsW/RodA/SpoVE family cell cycle protein: MSQDKQPHSTHQADSIMLTLALILAVLGLLILFSASEYNGRVRFHDSAYYFKKQLFATALGLGTMYLVSSIDYHFFVRLAPAAYLLSMLLSTAVLLFGQEINGSKRWLNLGPLSFQPSEFAKVSVVLFLTWQIERSHKRTDGFWFMCRTMLTLLPIVGLVGSNNLSTAIIILGIGVILIFAASPRYIQFAALGGAGIGFIAIFLAAESYRLERLAIWREPEKYEKGFQTIQGLYAIGSGGLFGRGIGNSIQKLGFVPEAQNDMIFSIICEEMGLTGAIILILIFALLLWRLCVISMNCQELSGAMIAAGIMGHLAIQVILNIAVVTNTIPNTGITLPFISYGGTSIVFLLGEMGLALNVSRQKNNPPTR; the protein is encoded by the coding sequence ATGTCACAGGACAAACAACCCCATTCTACACATCAAGCAGATTCGATCATGCTGACTCTTGCTCTTATTCTGGCTGTTTTGGGACTGCTCATTCTTTTTAGTGCCAGTGAATATAATGGCAGAGTACGTTTTCACGACTCTGCCTATTATTTTAAGAAACAACTTTTTGCCACAGCTCTCGGCCTTGGTACCATGTATCTGGTTTCTTCCATTGACTATCACTTTTTCGTCCGTCTTGCACCGGCCGCCTACCTGCTTTCCATGCTCTTGTCCACCGCCGTTCTGCTTTTCGGACAGGAGATCAACGGTTCAAAGCGCTGGCTGAATCTCGGTCCACTTTCTTTCCAGCCTTCTGAGTTTGCCAAAGTTTCCGTTGTGCTTTTTCTGACCTGGCAGATTGAAAGATCCCATAAACGAACAGACGGGTTCTGGTTTATGTGTCGCACTATGCTCACACTGCTTCCAATCGTAGGCCTTGTTGGCTCTAACAACCTGAGTACTGCCATCATCATCCTGGGAATCGGAGTTATCCTGATCTTCGCTGCCAGCCCTCGCTATATACAGTTTGCAGCACTTGGTGGAGCCGGAATCGGTTTTATCGCGATCTTTCTTGCTGCGGAAAGCTATCGTCTGGAACGTCTCGCAATCTGGCGCGAACCGGAAAAATATGAAAAAGGATTTCAGACGATCCAGGGACTTTACGCTATCGGAAGCGGCGGCCTTTTTGGCAGAGGCATTGGCAACAGCATACAAAAACTGGGCTTCGTTCCCGAAGCCCAGAATGATATGATCTTTTCAATTATATGCGAAGAAATGGGATTGACAGGTGCCATCATCCTGATTCTTATTTTTGCCCTGCTGCTCTGGAGACTCTGTGTCATCTCCATGAACTGTCAGGAACTTTCCGGTGCCATGATCGCTGCCGGAATCATGGGGCATCTGGCGATTCAGGTTATTCTGAATATTGCCGTCGTTACCAATACCATTCCCAACACCGGAATTACTCTCCCCTTCATCAGTTACGGAGGTACTTCCATTGTATTTCTGCTCGGGGAAATGGGGCTGGCGCTGAATGTCAGTCGTCAGAAGAACAATCCTCCCACCAGATAA
- the feoB gene encoding ferrous iron transport protein B: protein MTSLRELPIGKTATIRSVGGEGALRQHFLDMGLIPKGEVTMVKYAPMGDPMELRIHSYELTLRLADAEKIEIENIRDAVEPSEGKAAHKKDISKAIPHPGLGEGGKYHIKENEHPLPDSEILTFALAGNQNCGKTTLFNQLTGSSQHVGNFPGVTVDRKDGNIRGRSNTLVTDLPGIYSMSPYSSEEIVTRNFVLDEHPKGIINIVDATNIERNLYLTMQLMELDIPMVLALNMMDEVRENGGSVLVNQMEEMLGIPVIPISAAKNEGIDELVQHALHVAKYQEKPQIIDFCDANEDGGAVHRCLHAIMHLIEDHAKAARIPVRFAAAKLAEGDQLIMDSLNLDQNEKEMLEHIVKQMETERGLDRAAAIAHMRFDFIEKVCDETVVKPKESKEHLRSMKIDKILTGKYTAIPCFIGIMGLVFFLTFSVIGAFLQNILDMGITALGNIVDHWMMAAGVNDVLHSLVMDGVFNGVGSVLSFLPVIVTLFFFLSLLEDSGYMARVAFVMDKLLRKIGLSGRSIVPMLVGFGCTVPGVMASRTLPSERDRKMTILLTPFMSCSAKLPIYAFFTAAFFPDHGAIVMIALYFGGIIMGILMALLMRKTLFSGEAVPFVMELPNYRMPGAKNVGHLLWDKAKDFLQRAFTVIFMATLVIWFLQTFNTHLSIVTDSKDSILAMVASVIAPIFKPMGYGDWRISTALITGFMAKESVVSTLSILFGNTAALLGSITSLSAASLLAFCLLYTPCVAAIASIKRELGGKWAIFVVLAQCVIAWLVSFAVYLVGGLFF, encoded by the coding sequence ATGACATCATTACGTGAATTACCGATCGGAAAAACTGCGACAATACGCTCTGTCGGAGGAGAGGGCGCGCTGAGACAACATTTCCTGGATATGGGGCTGATTCCAAAAGGAGAAGTTACCATGGTGAAATATGCACCAATGGGAGATCCTATGGAATTACGTATTCATAGCTATGAACTGACATTGCGTCTGGCAGATGCAGAAAAAATAGAGATAGAGAATATTCGTGATGCAGTCGAACCATCAGAAGGGAAGGCAGCACACAAAAAAGATATTTCTAAAGCAATCCCACATCCTGGTCTTGGTGAGGGTGGTAAATATCATATTAAAGAAAACGAACATCCGCTTCCGGACAGTGAAATACTGACCTTTGCACTTGCCGGAAACCAGAACTGTGGAAAAACAACACTGTTTAACCAGCTGACAGGTTCCAGTCAGCATGTTGGAAACTTTCCGGGAGTTACAGTAGACAGAAAAGATGGAAATATCCGAGGAAGGAGTAACACTCTGGTGACTGATCTTCCCGGAATTTATTCCATGTCCCCGTATTCCAGCGAAGAGATCGTGACCAGAAATTTCGTACTGGATGAGCATCCGAAGGGCATTATCAACATCGTCGATGCAACAAATATAGAGAGAAATCTTTATCTGACCATGCAGCTGATGGAACTGGATATCCCGATGGTCCTGGCACTGAATATGATGGATGAAGTCCGGGAAAACGGAGGTTCCGTCCTGGTGAACCAGATGGAAGAGATGCTGGGAATCCCGGTCATTCCGATTTCAGCAGCCAAGAATGAGGGAATTGATGAGTTGGTTCAGCATGCACTTCATGTGGCAAAATATCAGGAAAAGCCGCAGATCATCGATTTTTGCGATGCTAATGAAGATGGCGGAGCAGTGCATAGATGCCTCCATGCGATCATGCATCTAATCGAAGACCATGCCAAAGCAGCAAGAATCCCGGTTCGCTTTGCAGCAGCAAAACTTGCGGAAGGTGATCAGCTGATCATGGACAGTCTGAATCTGGATCAGAACGAGAAAGAAATGCTGGAGCATATTGTTAAACAGATGGAAACTGAACGTGGTCTGGACAGAGCAGCGGCAATCGCACATATGCGTTTTGATTTTATTGAAAAAGTCTGTGATGAAACGGTTGTGAAACCAAAAGAAAGTAAAGAACATCTTCGCAGTATGAAAATCGATAAGATCCTCACGGGAAAATACACGGCTATTCCATGTTTTATCGGTATTATGGGTCTGGTGTTTTTCCTGACATTCAGTGTGATCGGTGCGTTTCTCCAGAATATTCTGGACATGGGAATCACAGCACTCGGAAATATCGTTGATCATTGGATGATGGCTGCTGGTGTGAATGATGTACTGCATTCACTGGTTATGGATGGGGTATTTAATGGAGTAGGAAGTGTATTGAGTTTCCTTCCGGTAATCGTAACCCTGTTTTTCTTTCTCTCCTTGTTGGAGGACAGTGGATACATGGCACGAGTTGCCTTTGTTATGGACAAGCTGCTTCGAAAGATCGGACTTTCCGGAAGAAGCATCGTGCCGATGCTGGTCGGATTTGGATGTACGGTACCAGGGGTTATGGCGAGCCGTACGCTTCCATCTGAACGAGACCGTAAGATGACGATCTTACTGACACCATTTATGAGCTGTTCGGCAAAACTTCCGATTTATGCATTTTTTACGGCAGCATTTTTTCCGGATCACGGTGCGATCGTGATGATCGCATTGTACTTCGGTGGCATCATCATGGGAATTCTGATGGCGCTGCTGATGCGAAAAACATTGTTCAGTGGTGAGGCAGTGCCTTTTGTTATGGAATTACCGAACTACCGTATGCCGGGTGCGAAGAATGTAGGACATCTTCTCTGGGATAAAGCAAAAGATTTCCTGCAGAGAGCGTTTACCGTTATTTTCATGGCGACACTGGTGATCTGGTTCCTGCAGACATTCAATACACATCTGAGCATTGTAACAGATTCCAAAGACAGTATTCTGGCAATGGTGGCAAGTGTGATTGCTCCGATCTTCAAACCAATGGGATATGGAGACTGGAGGATTTCCACAGCTCTGATCACTGGATTTATGGCAAAAGAGAGCGTGGTATCAACACTTTCTATCCTGTTTGGAAATACAGCGGCTTTGCTTGGAAGTATTACATCACTTTCCGCAGCGAGTCTTCTGGCTTTTTGTCTGCTGTATACACCTTGTGTGGCAGCTATTGCTTCAATCAAACGTGAACTTGGTGGCAAATGGGCAATTTTTGTTGTGCTTGCCCAGTGCGTGATCGCATGGCTGGTTTCTTTTGCGGTTTATCTGGTGGGAGGATTGTTCTTCTGA
- a CDS encoding FprA family A-type flavoprotein → MKVGNDIYYVGVNDHQVDLFEGQYDVPNGMSYNSYVIMDEKIAVMDTVDAHFAEEWLGNVAKVLNGAKPDYLVVQHMEPDHAANIENFVKAYPEVTVVANTKTFTMMENFFRNMDLGDRKLVVANGESLTLGKHVLTFVFAPMVHWPEVMVTYDSTDKVLFSADGFGKFGALDVEEDWDCEARRYYIGIVGKYGPQVQKLLKAASTLDIQTICPLHGPILTENLGHYIEKYDIWSSYKVEDEGVVIAYSSVYGNTKKAVEVLAQKLEEKGCPKVSVFDLARDDMAKAVEDAFRYGKLVLATITYNADIFPFMKTYIDHLTERNYQNRTIGLIENGSWAPNAAKVMKAEFEKSKNITWLDTTVKIVSSLSEENMEQLDQMAEELCK, encoded by the coding sequence ATGAAAGTCGGAAATGATATTTATTATGTAGGTGTCAATGATCATCAGGTAGATTTGTTTGAAGGACAGTATGATGTTCCGAACGGTATGTCTTACAACTCTTATGTGATCATGGACGAAAAGATTGCAGTTATGGACACGGTAGATGCGCATTTTGCAGAAGAGTGGCTTGGTAATGTGGCAAAAGTGCTGAATGGTGCAAAGCCGGATTATCTGGTCGTACAGCATATGGAACCGGATCATGCTGCAAATATCGAGAATTTTGTCAAAGCTTATCCAGAAGTAACGGTTGTAGCTAATACCAAGACATTCACTATGATGGAGAACTTCTTCAGAAACATGGATCTTGGCGACAGAAAACTGGTAGTTGCTAATGGTGAAAGCCTGACACTTGGCAAACATGTACTTACATTTGTATTTGCACCGATGGTACACTGGCCGGAAGTTATGGTTACCTATGATAGCACAGACAAGGTTCTGTTTTCCGCAGACGGATTTGGTAAATTTGGTGCGCTTGATGTAGAAGAGGACTGGGACTGCGAAGCACGTCGTTACTATATTGGAATTGTTGGAAAATACGGTCCGCAGGTTCAGAAACTTCTCAAAGCTGCTTCTACACTGGATATTCAGACAATCTGTCCGCTGCATGGACCGATTCTGACAGAAAATCTTGGTCATTATATTGAAAAGTATGATATCTGGTCTTCCTATAAAGTAGAGGATGAGGGCGTTGTGATCGCTTATTCATCTGTATATGGAAATACAAAGAAAGCAGTTGAAGTTCTGGCACAGAAGCTGGAAGAAAAAGGCTGCCCGAAAGTCTCTGTATTTGACCTTGCAAGAGATGATATGGCTAAAGCAGTTGAAGACGCTTTCCGTTATGGCAAGCTGGTTCTTGCAACCATTACATACAATGCAGATATTTTCCCGTTCATGAAAACATACATCGATCATCTGACAGAAAGAAACTATCAGAACCGTACAATTGGTTTGATCGAAAACGGAAGCTGGGCTCCGAATGCAGCCAAGGTTATGAAAGCAGAATTCGAAAAGAGCAAAAATATCACATGGCTTGATACAACCGTTAAGATCGTGTCTTCACTGAGTGAGGAGAATATGGAACAGCTGGATCAGATGGCTGAAGAACTGTGCAAATAA
- a CDS encoding DMT family transporter yields the protein MKQENYIKGMVMIILSAFFFACMNVSVRLAGDLPSVQKSFFRNLVAAVFAAIILTRKHMVPRVQKQYWGPLFLRCAFGTLGILCNFYAIDHLLVADASILNKLSPFFAIIFSFLLLKEKITPTQGACVFLAFIGCLFVVKPGFQNAALVPALIGVCGGLGAGVAYTMVRVLGTHGVKGPIIVFYFSVFSCLFVLPYLIFDYTPMTGRQLVTLMMAGLFAAGGQFTITAAYTYAPAGKISIFDYSQIIFATLLGFFLFGEIPDTYSFVGYGLIIFASLGMFIYNMKAAKKS from the coding sequence ATGAAACAGGAAAATTATATAAAAGGAATGGTCATGATCATCCTGTCTGCATTTTTCTTTGCATGTATGAATGTGAGCGTGCGTCTGGCAGGAGATCTTCCATCCGTGCAGAAGAGTTTTTTTCGTAATTTGGTAGCAGCTGTTTTTGCGGCAATCATTCTGACCAGAAAGCATATGGTACCAAGAGTTCAGAAACAATACTGGGGACCGCTTTTCCTTCGTTGTGCATTTGGAACACTTGGAATTCTCTGTAATTTTTATGCGATCGACCATCTTCTGGTTGCGGACGCATCTATCCTGAACAAACTGTCACCGTTTTTTGCAATCATTTTTTCGTTCCTTCTTTTGAAAGAGAAGATTACGCCGACACAGGGAGCTTGTGTATTTCTTGCTTTTATCGGATGTTTGTTTGTTGTGAAACCAGGGTTCCAGAATGCGGCATTGGTTCCGGCACTGATCGGTGTCTGTGGTGGGCTTGGAGCAGGGGTTGCCTATACAATGGTGCGTGTGCTCGGGACACATGGAGTGAAAGGTCCCATCATAGTATTTTATTTTTCGGTCTTTTCCTGCCTGTTTGTATTACCGTATCTGATTTTTGATTATACGCCGATGACAGGAAGACAGCTGGTAACACTTATGATGGCAGGATTGTTCGCTGCGGGTGGACAGTTTACGATCACTGCGGCGTATACGTATGCACCGGCAGGTAAGATTTCAATTTTTGATTATTCGCAGATCATATTTGCGACACTTCTGGGATTTTTCCTGTTTGGAGAGATTCCGGATACTTACAGTTTTGTTGGATATGGACTGATCATTTTTGCATCACTGGGTATGTTCATTTATAATATGAAGGCAGCGAAGAAATCATGA
- the thrH gene encoding bifunctional phosphoserine phosphatase/homoserine phosphotransferase ThrH: MEIVCLDLEGVLVPEIWIAFAEETGIPELKRTTRDEPDYDKLMKYRLNILKEHNLGLKEIQETISKIDPLPGAKEFLDKLREMTQVIIISDTFSQFAGPLMKKLGYPTIFCNSLVVADNGEITDFKMRCEKSKYTTVKALQSIGYDTIASGDSHNDLGMIQASKAGFLFKSTDAIKSEYPEIPAYETYDELYDAIRKVIKG; this comes from the coding sequence ATGGAAATTGTTTGTTTAGACCTTGAGGGTGTCCTGGTACCTGAAATCTGGATCGCATTTGCAGAAGAGACCGGTATCCCGGAATTAAAAAGAACAACAAGAGATGAGCCGGATTACGACAAATTAATGAAATACCGTCTCAATATTTTAAAAGAACATAATCTTGGACTGAAAGAGATTCAGGAAACAATTTCCAAGATTGATCCACTCCCGGGTGCGAAAGAATTCCTCGACAAACTCAGAGAAATGACACAGGTGATCATCATCAGCGATACCTTCTCTCAGTTCGCAGGACCTCTGATGAAAAAACTCGGCTATCCGACAATCTTCTGCAACTCACTCGTTGTAGCAGACAACGGCGAAATCACAGACTTCAAGATGCGCTGTGAAAAATCCAAATACACAACTGTCAAAGCCCTGCAGTCCATCGGCTATGACACCATCGCAAGCGGTGACAGCCACAACGACCTTGGCATGATCCAGGCAAGCAAAGCAGGCTTCCTGTTCAAGAGCACCGATGCCATCAAATCTGAATATCCGGAGATTCCGGCATATGAAACTTACGATGAGCTGTATGATGCAATCAGGAAAGTAATCAAAGGATAA
- a CDS encoding ABC transporter ATP-binding protein, whose product MNQKDFKNKSEMQIFLSYFKPHRKLFLLDMVCALAIALIDLAFPFISRWCMYKLLPDNAWRTFWTVMAVVFCAYILRSVFTYIITYWGHTFGVRIETDFRRDLFQHIQELSYAYFDNARVGQLMSQLTSELFDITEFAHHAPEDIFISTVTIIGALIIMFTIQWKLALVIAITIPIFLLIVWKCRFSMQNASRNVKKEMAAINTDFESGLSGLRTAKAFANEDKELDKFDSANLSYRDSKADFYRAMGRFNAVMEFFMCILSAIVIAVGGALIMSDQLNIIDLITFSLYVSTFVNPVRKLSTTVELIANGTASLHRYVQLMRTEATLKDAPDATELQDVKGRIDIDHVGFAYEGDHDVLQDVSLHIAPGETIAFVGSSGGGKTTLSQLIPRFYDVTSGSISIDGTDVRKATQESLHKNIGVVQQEVFLFADSIAENIRYGKLDATMDEIVRAAKMAEIYDDIMEMPKGFGTNVGERGALLSGGQKQRISIARIFLKNPPILILDEATSALDSVTEARIQGTFEKLAVGRTTIIIAHRLSTVKNADDIAVIEQGQIVEKGTHEELMQKDGIYASLVHTQELKE is encoded by the coding sequence ATGAATCAGAAAGACTTTAAAAATAAGAGTGAGATGCAGATTTTTCTGTCGTATTTTAAACCTCACAGGAAATTATTTTTGCTGGATATGGTATGTGCATTAGCGATTGCGCTGATTGATCTGGCATTTCCGTTTATTTCCAGATGGTGTATGTACAAACTTTTGCCGGACAATGCGTGGAGAACATTCTGGACAGTAATGGCGGTTGTGTTCTGCGCTTATATTTTGCGGTCAGTTTTTACTTATATTATCACCTACTGGGGGCATACATTTGGCGTGCGGATAGAAACCGATTTCCGGCGTGATCTGTTTCAGCATATTCAGGAACTGAGTTATGCGTATTTTGATAATGCTCGAGTAGGACAGCTGATGAGCCAGCTCACATCGGAACTTTTTGATATTACAGAATTTGCACATCATGCACCGGAGGATATTTTTATTTCTACTGTGACGATCATTGGTGCACTGATCATTATGTTTACGATTCAGTGGAAACTGGCACTGGTAATCGCAATTACCATTCCGATTTTTCTGCTCATTGTGTGGAAATGCCGTTTTTCCATGCAGAATGCATCGCGCAATGTAAAAAAAGAGATGGCAGCGATTAATACCGATTTTGAATCCGGACTTTCCGGACTTCGAACTGCAAAAGCTTTTGCAAATGAGGACAAAGAACTCGATAAATTCGATTCTGCAAATCTGAGCTATCGCGATTCCAAAGCGGATTTTTACAGAGCCATGGGACGGTTCAATGCAGTGATGGAATTTTTTATGTGTATTCTTTCTGCGATTGTAATTGCAGTTGGTGGTGCACTGATCATGTCGGACCAGTTGAATATTATTGATCTGATCACATTCAGCCTGTATGTTTCCACTTTCGTGAATCCGGTACGAAAGCTTTCAACGACTGTGGAACTGATTGCGAATGGAACAGCCAGTCTGCACAGATATGTACAACTGATGCGGACGGAGGCGACGCTGAAAGACGCTCCGGATGCGACAGAACTTCAGGATGTAAAAGGCAGAATTGACATTGATCATGTTGGATTTGCTTATGAAGGAGATCATGATGTGCTTCAGGATGTTTCACTTCATATTGCACCGGGAGAGACGATTGCATTTGTCGGATCATCTGGTGGTGGTAAGACAACGCTGAGTCAGCTGATTCCGCGATTCTATGATGTAACATCAGGAAGTATTTCGATTGATGGCACCGATGTGCGAAAAGCAACACAGGAATCTTTGCATAAGAACATTGGAGTTGTGCAGCAGGAGGTATTCCTTTTTGCAGACAGTATTGCAGAAAATATCCGTTATGGAAAGCTGGATGCAACGATGGATGAGATTGTCCGTGCGGCAAAGATGGCAGAAATTTATGATGATATCATGGAAATGCCGAAAGGGTTTGGTACGAATGTTGGTGAACGGGGAGCACTTCTTTCCGGAGGACAGAAGCAGAGAATTTCTATTGCACGTATCTTCCTAAAAAATCCGCCGATCCTGATTCTGGATGAAGCGACATCCGCATTGGACAGCGTAACCGAAGCAAGGATTCAGGGAACTTTTGAGAAACTGGCTGTCGGAAGAACGACGATCATCATTGCACACAGACTTTCTACAGTGAAGAATGCAGATGATATTGCTGTGATCGAGCAGGGACAGATTGTCGAAAAGGGAACACATGAGGAACTGATGCAAAAAGACGGTATCTATGCTTCACTGGTTCATACGCAGGAACTCAAAGAGTAA
- a CDS encoding Hsp20/alpha crystallin family protein, whose product MLMPSIFGENLFDDDWMNFPFNDEFWGKKNPLYGKHAQNMMKTDIRETDGSYELDIDLPGFKKDEIKVQLKDGYLTLSAAKGLDKDAKDKEGNYIRRERYAGSMSRSFYVGDGVKEEDIHAKYEDGILKLSLPKKAPKAVEEKDGYIAIEG is encoded by the coding sequence ATGTTAATGCCTAGTATTTTTGGAGAAAACTTATTTGATGATGATTGGATGAACTTCCCGTTTAACGATGAGTTTTGGGGCAAGAAGAATCCACTTTATGGTAAACATGCACAGAATATGATGAAAACAGATATCCGTGAGACAGATGGCAGCTATGAACTTGATATTGATCTTCCGGGATTTAAGAAAGATGAGATTAAAGTTCAGCTGAAAGATGGTTATCTGACACTATCGGCAGCCAAAGGACTTGATAAGGATGCTAAGGACAAAGAAGGAAACTACATCAGACGTGAACGTTATGCAGGTTCCATGAGTCGAAGCTTCTATGTAGGTGATGGAGTAAAGGAAGAAGATATTCATGCAAAATATGAAGACGGTATTCTGAAACTTTCTCTTCCGAAGAAAGCACCAAAAGCTGTTGAAGAAAAAGACGGTTATATCGCAATCGAAGGTTAA
- a CDS encoding Hsp20/alpha crystallin family protein, whose amino-acid sequence MLMPSIFGENLFDDFFTPFYYDDKDEKKAEKKLYGHRAQNLLRTDIKETKEGYELVIDVPGFKKDEVKVALKDGYLTVSAAKGLDEEEDDKKTGRYIRRERYAGACERSFYVGEDVTQEDIKGEYKHGILKLFVPKKEAKPVSNDPKYITIE is encoded by the coding sequence ATGTTAATGCCTAGTATTTTTGGAGAAAACTTATTTGATGATTTCTTTACACCGTTCTATTACGATGACAAAGATGAGAAGAAAGCAGAGAAGAAACTGTACGGACACAGAGCACAGAACCTTCTGAGAACAGATATTAAAGAAACCAAGGAAGGTTATGAACTGGTGATTGATGTACCTGGATTCAAGAAAGACGAAGTTAAGGTAGCTCTGAAAGATGGTTATCTTACCGTCAGCGCAGCTAAAGGTCTTGATGAAGAAGAGGATGACAAGAAGACAGGACGTTACATCAGACGTGAACGTTATGCAGGAGCATGCGAGAGAAGCTTTTATGTAGGTGAAGATGTTACACAGGAAGACATCAAAGGTGAATACAAACACGGTATCCTGAAACTGTTTGTTCCGAAGAAAGAAGCAAAACCAGTTTCCAATGATCCGAAATATATCACCATTGAATAA
- a CDS encoding tyrosine-type recombinase/integrase, giving the protein MANSRKDHKGRKLREGESWRKDGRYSYRYTDIRSGKRLTVYAKDLPELREKEKQIVKDLEDNILTDGAIKKLTLNKLFERYMSTRELKESTRANYLKTWENRVKDEIGNIKVIQILPSHIKSFYSKLSKAGYAYSTIKFINNMIYPALEMAVDDDIIRKNPAKFSISDYGRQAEERIALTVLQQEKMLEFVKNNQVYNTYYPMLRIMLGTGVRCGELIGLTWEDVDVRTKAVSIDHQLIYKDLGDGYKFHISTPKTDSGIRTIPMTSDVQRAFEEQKKLNFMLQKGKDVEIDGYKGFIFMAKSGRPLMPSAINNILYNIVDAYNKKEVQIAKTEHRNAELLPTVSAHIMRHTACTRMAEKRMDVKVLQYIMGHAHIDVTMDVYNHVSEMSRIESEITRLESVAIS; this is encoded by the coding sequence ATGGCAAATAGCAGAAAAGACCATAAAGGAAGAAAATTAAGAGAGGGCGAAAGCTGGCGTAAAGATGGTAGATATAGTTACCGTTATACAGATATAAGAAGTGGAAAACGTCTGACAGTATATGCAAAGGATTTACCGGAATTAAGGGAAAAGGAAAAGCAGATTGTAAAAGACTTGGAAGATAACATTTTAACGGATGGAGCAATCAAAAAACTTACTCTTAATAAATTGTTTGAAAGATATATGTCTACTAGGGAGCTGAAAGAATCCACTAGAGCAAATTATCTGAAAACATGGGAGAATCGTGTCAAAGATGAAATTGGAAACATCAAGGTTATTCAGATTTTACCATCACACATCAAATCGTTTTACTCAAAACTTTCTAAAGCAGGATACGCATATTCTACAATAAAATTTATTAACAATATGATTTATCCGGCACTGGAAATGGCTGTTGATGATGATATTATCCGCAAAAATCCGGCAAAGTTTTCTATCAGTGATTATGGTAGACAGGCAGAAGAACGTATTGCCTTAACAGTTTTACAACAGGAAAAAATGCTGGAATTTGTGAAAAATAATCAAGTATACAATACCTATTATCCAATGCTTAGAATCATGTTAGGAACAGGTGTAAGGTGCGGAGAACTGATTGGATTGACTTGGGAAGATGTAGATGTCAGAACAAAAGCGGTAAGTATTGACCATCAGTTGATTTATAAAGATTTAGGAGATGGCTATAAATTCCATATTTCCACGCCAAAGACGGATTCTGGAATCCGAACTATCCCTATGACATCAGATGTACAAAGAGCATTTGAAGAACAAAAGAAATTAAACTTTATGCTTCAAAAAGGAAAAGATGTTGAGATAGACGGTTATAAAGGATTCATTTTCATGGCAAAGTCCGGCAGACCGCTCATGCCTAGTGCAATAAACAATATCTTATATAATATTGTAGACGCATATAACAAAAAAGAAGTTCAAATTGCAAAGACTGAACATAGAAATGCTGAATTGTTACCAACGGTATCCGCTCACATTATGCGACATACGGCTTGTACCAGAATGGCAGAAAAAAGAATGGACGTAAAAGTTCTTCAATATATTATGGGACACGCCCACATAGACGTAACGATGGACGTATACAACCATGTAAGTGAGATGTCCAGAATTGAGAGTGAAATCACAAGACTGGAAAGCGTAGCAATTAGCTGA
- a CDS encoding helix-turn-helix domain-containing protein — MKNKQHTLPSFFLISSAVDGNENAIEKLLLFYEAYISKCCLRPFYDEYGNVYIVVDMELKGRIREALLKMICEFEIDEH, encoded by the coding sequence ATGAAGAATAAGCAACACACACTTCCATCATTTTTTCTCATATCATCAGCCGTGGACGGTAACGAAAACGCCATAGAAAAGCTGTTGTTATTCTATGAAGCCTACATATCAAAATGCTGTTTACGCCCGTTTTACGATGAATACGGCAACGTATACATTGTGGTTGATATGGAATTAAAGGGACGTATCAGAGAAGCCCTTTTGAAAATGATATGTGAATTTGAAATAGACGAACATTAA